In Debaryomyces hansenii CBS767 chromosome B complete sequence, one genomic interval encodes:
- a CDS encoding DEHA2B00110p (no similarity) translates to MSASNYVTKAMMTAEFREISSDEFKITYLAPLDKVIKKTNFGRRIIAEDYGYPLGDARHVEDDIQIYFSHQIEDTTARLYRDILDEYHHFGHASIIPPLLTNPNFKPDIVHVSYDKASTRRNPDICFAIGDYKTENYFLTKGLQELKLAITGFVEKRLNLKQLRSHENQHLFEDREWSPRVLCALVLRKYLYQAFLCGTDRVFISDHQSFSGFFKYEIMDDGKMIIDYYVINDPETVEHGITLRSAIAGFFYKDNTEALSTKEKFAGLIEISQKTKGPDPLANVLPRLVEEPTPSRKRKRSKMSGNQLRKRLITIEESNEVDFDAIRGNTFCRIIYNPAASFPNLGLSLPSTVFVKWYNYPEQAQENFPDKDSYYDMYVNELEINEMLANSSFAANFAKLIVSGYWNGIPSQPMHIFEDLGEEIPSTEWDKFRVHKVVKERLAEIHSLGISHNDIRLDNIHVSISGRVTLIDFGLAFYPSSEEQKKRDFEALDELVPITGYGISEEDKLRDVVLAKNENNESGWNDHANSSDEIVFDESVLKSDDTPGSTKVDFNSKYDET, encoded by the coding sequence ATGCTGGCACTGAATTATGTTACGAAAGCGATGATGACGGCAGAATTTAGAGAGATTAGTAGTGATGAGTTCAAAATTACATATTTGGCTCCTCTTGATAAGGTTATTAAAAAAACTAACTTCGGTCGTCGGATCATAGCAGAAGACTATGGTTATCCTTTGGGAGATGCCAGACATGTGGAAGATGATATTcagatatatttttctcATCAAATAGAAGATACCACTGCTAGACTTTATCGTGACATCTTGGATGAATACCACCATTTTGGTCACGCTTCAATCATACCTCCGTTGTTGACAAACCCAAACTTCAAGCCCGATATTGTCCATGTGTCTTATGATAAGGCATCAACTCGTCGAAATCCTGATATTTGCTTTGCGATAGGAGATTATAAGACAGAAAACTATTTTTTAACTAAAGgacttcaagaattgaaattagcTATAACGGGTTTCGTAGAAAAGCGTTTGAacttgaaacaattgagaCTGCATGAAAACCAGCACTTATTTGAAGATCGAGAATGGTCGCCTAGAGTTTTATGCGCATTAGTTTTAAgaaaatatctttatcaagCCTTTCTCTGTGGGACAGACAGAGTGTTTATCTCAGATCATCAGTCATTTTCGGGgtttttcaaatatgagATTATGGATGATGGAAAAATGATCATAGACTACTATGTTATTAATGATCCCGAGACTGTGGAACATGGCATAACTCTAAGGTCAGCGATAGCAGGCTTTTTCTATAAGGATAATACAGAGGCGCTCAGTACAAAAGAGAAATTCGCAGGACTAATTGAAATAAGTCAGAAGACCAAAGGGCCAGATCCATTAGCGAATGTGCTTCCTCGACTTGTGGAAGAACCCACACCAAGTCGTAAACGGAAACGTAGCAAGATGTCTGGGAATCAACTTCGAAAACGATTGATAACTATAGAAGAAAGCAATGAAGTCGACTTTGATGCCATTCGAGGTAACACATTTTGTCGGATAATATATAACCCTGCTGCATCTTTTCCTAATTTGGGATTGCTGCTTCCGTCCACAGTCTTTGTTAAATGGTACAACTATCCTGAGCAGGctcaagaaaattttccAGATAAAGATAGTTACTACGACATGTACGTCAATGAgcttgaaattaatgagaTGCTTGCGAATTCGTCATTTGCTGCAAACTTCGCAAAGCTTATAGTTTCTGGATACTGGAATGGTATTCCAAGCCAGCCgatgcatatatttgaagatttgggaGAAGAAATACCATCTACTGAATGGGATAAATTTAGGGTGCATAAAGTAGTTAAGGAGAGACTCGCGGAAATTCATCTGTTGGGAATTTCGCATAATGATATAAGACTCGACAATATACATGTTTCAATATCGGGAAGGGTCACTTTGATAGATTTTGGGTTAGCTTTTTACCCAAGTAGTGAAGAGCAGAAAAAAAGAGACTTTGAAGCCCTTGATGAGCTTGTCCCAATTACTGGTTATGGGATTTCTGAGGAGGATAAACTACGTGATGTTGTCTTAGCTAAAAacgaaaataatgaaagtgGATGGAATGATCATGCAAATTCCAGTGACGAAATAGTCTTTGACGAACTGGTTTTAAAGTCTGATGACACCCCAGGGTCTACTAAGGTTGATTTCAATTCGAAATATGATGAAACTTGA
- a CDS encoding DEHA2B00132p (no similarity), which yields MSCVFCQYLTSHFCNKMEAHGIRIVEIDGVSILTHDGNILNPFSERFTQRYLANVVGCSSVREDILSTINNHFDNHSKSHYVRKSVVSTDHASEIAGVKESKLNVCKLCFNHASKTHLNLHLRTEHRVNSNFQQHVFRTTGYAIPNQKCGFSYLYREKEDTKPPTSMTTMEGPHTHLRHEDKFLRTINANLYYGKGYPQYLHSENKEESIPVFEAVKKYILQDRPHLKGTHPIYNRMLREGILKVPVLFTTQVIYANYASRFFYTFAKVCGNRIIEEVVTNPTDEVVKRAVMETIEKYIVVEEDTTGMFMRAVIISLMLPDDRFAQSKVRARILDGINYFLKLAIADYMLMRNNANGIL from the coding sequence ATGAGTTGTGTTTTCTGTCAATATTTAACCCTGCATTTTTGCAACAAAATGGAAGCACACGGCATACGTATTGTTGAGATTGATGGAGTTTCTATTTTAACACACGACGGAAATATTCTTAATCCGTTTTCCGAGAGATTTACGCAGAGATATTTAGCGAATGTTGTAGGTTGTTCCAGCGTCCGTGAAGATATTCTATCAACAATTAATAACCACTTTGATAACCACTCAAAAAGCCATTATGTGCGCAAAAGTGTTGTATCTACCGATCACGCATCGGAAATAGCAGGAGTCAAAGAATCTAAGCTAAATGTTTGCAAGCTTTGCTTCAATCATGCCTCGAAGACTCACCTTAATCTTCATCTTAGAACAGAACACAGGGTCAATAGTAATTTCCAACAGCACGTCTTCAGAACAACCGGGTATGCAATTCCCAACCAAAAGTGCGGCTTTTCCTATTTATACCGCGAAAAAGAAGACACCAAGCCACCCACTTCAATGACAACCATGGAAGGCCCGCATACACATCTCCGGCACGAGGACAAGTTCCTCCGCACAATCAACGCCAACCTATATTATGGAAAGGGATACCCGCAGTACTTACACAGCGAAAACAAGGAAGAAAGTATACCGGTGTTTGAGGCCGTCAAGAAGTATATTCTCCAGGACAGGCCACATTTGAAGGGCACGCATCCCATTTACAATCGGATGTTGCGAGAGGGCATATTGAAGGTTCCCGTTCTCTTTACGACCCAGGTGATCTATGCAAACTATGCCAGCCGTTTTTTCTACACGTTTGCCAAGGTATGCGGTAACCGAATCATCGAGGAAGTGGTGACCAATCCCACCGACGAAGTGGTGAAGCGGGCGGTGATGGAGACGATCGAGAAGTATATTGTGGTGGAAGAAGACACGACTGGAATGTTTATGAGAGCCGTGATTATCTCGTTGATGCTTCCCGATGACAGGTTTGCGCAGTCGAAGGTGCGAGCCAGAATCCTCGATGGCATCAActatttcttgaagttgGCTATAGCAGACTATATGTTGATGAGAAACAACGCCAATGGGATTCTTTGA
- a CDS encoding DEHA2B00154p (no similarity), which produces MNCLLQHYSTNGSEIPGVKESKLNACKLASIMPQSHTLIIILEQNTGSIATSNSTSSEQPGMQFPTKSAAFPIYTAKKKTPSHPLQ; this is translated from the coding sequence atgaattgtttGTTACAACATTATTCTACCAATGGCTCCGAGATACCAGGAGTCAAAGAATCTAAGCTAAATGCTTGCAAGCTTGCTTCAATCATGCCTCAAAGTCACACATTAATCATCATCTTAGAACAGAACACAGGGTCAATTGCAACTTCCAACAGCACGTCTTCAGAACAACCGGGTATGCAATTCCCAACCAAAAGTGCGGCTTTTCCTATTTATACCGCGAAAAAGAAGACACCAAGCCACCCACTTCAATGA
- a CDS encoding DEHA2B00176p (no similarity) translates to MLKSFVGLFLLCLSVGLAETFPSKAELEKLNATAKVTMLISNIPSEAHEYLRSGNGNRMPDTLFNQLEISQEFISAINNKKRNENFNALAFGFEDFDRILTNYSADATGVVKRAADLPVWVTPTRLKKYSFVTKYRLETARVWLIENWYDTKASFIDNITGFASLGTAIADMIIGSSGPECKGYIKWVEVDGLNWTCAVASWTSSGKKKCYTKGTGSMFSEPCDNSVQEANKRQMASFCLKGWNGGDFNADVRVMHPEITNANIWDLDCM, encoded by the coding sequence ATGTTAAAATCATTCGTTGGGTTATTTTTGTTATGTCTCAGCGTAGGGTTAGCTGAAACATTCCCCCTGAAGGCCGAGTTAGAAAAACTTAACGCAACTGCTAAAGTGACCATGTTAATAAGTAACATACCGTCAGAAGCACATGAATATCTCCGGTCCGGTAATGGTAATAGAATGCCAGATACATTATTTAATCAGTTAGAAATATCTCAGGAGTTTATTAGTGCGATTAACaataagaaaagaaatGAGAATTTTAATGCTCTAGCATTTGGGTTCgaagattttgatagaATCTTGACTAATTACAGTGCTGACGCAACAGGTGTGGTAAAGAGAGCGGCTGATCTACCAGTATGGGTAACACCGACGAGACTAAAGAAGTATAGTTTTGTAACCAAGTATAGGTTAGAGACCGCTCGTGTATGGCTAATAGAGAACTGGTATGACACTAAAGCTTCCTTCATTGATAACATTACCGGCTTTGCATCTTTGGGGACAGCGATAGCAGATATGATAATTGGTTCATCAGGCCCAGAATGTAAGGGCTACATTAAGTGGGTCGAGGTAGATGGATTAAACTGGACATGTGCTGTAGCCTCATGGACTAGTTCCGGCAAAAAGAAGTGTTATACTAAAGGGACAGGTAGTATGTTTTCAGAACCATGTGACAATAGTGTGCAAGAAGCTAATAAACGGCAGATGGCATCATTCTGTTTGAAGGGTTGGAACGGTGGTGATTTTAATGCAGATGTCCGTGTGATGCATCCGGAGATTACCAACGCAAATATATGGGATCTTGATTGCATGTAG
- a CDS encoding DEHA2B00198p (similar to uniprot|Q8X682 Escherichia coli z0443): MTKLNITQVRNATQIIEYADKKFLIDPLLAEKGAYPGFEGCVRSEIRNPTVELPIPAEDLIKVDAIIVTHTHADHWDEAAIRLIPKEMTIYVQDRIDEATLRSQGFTNLHVLSEISCFEDVSLIKTGGQHGSDVAYAVDTLAEKLGDACGVIFKHPREKTLYIAGDTIWNDEVENVLSTHKPDIVVLNAGFAQVITFGSIIMGKEDILRAHVMLPNAKIVATHMEAINHCILTRKELRDYVEDHKISESVLIPEDGETNSFK; the protein is encoded by the coding sequence atgacgaaattgaatatcacACAGGTCCGTAATGCTACTCAAATCATAGAATATGCGGATAAGAAGTTTTTGATTGATCCTCTTTTAGCTGAAAAGGGTGCATATCCAGGCTTTGAAGGGTGTGTTCGTAGTGAGATTCGTAATCCGACTGTGGAATTGCCTATTCCTGCAGAAGATCTTATCAAAGTTGATGCTATTATTGTTACTCATACTCACGCAGATCACTGGGATGAGGCAGCCATCCGTCTCATTCCAAAAGAGATGACAATTTATGTACAAGATAGGATAGACGAAGCAACACTCCGTTCTCAAGGGTTCACCAACTTACACGTTCTTTCAGAAATTAGTTGCTTTGAAGATGTTTCTCTTATCAAGACTGGTGGTCAACATGGAAGTGATGTCGCGTATGCTGTTGACACATTAGCCGAAAAGCTTGGTGATGCTTGTGGTGTTATTTTCAAACATCCAAGAGAAAAAACACTCTATATCGCCGGTGATACTATCTGGAATGACGAGGTAGAAAATGTATTATCTACCCACAAGCCAGATATTGTTGTTCTCAATGCTGGATTTGCTCAAGTTATTACCTTTGGTAGTATTATTATGGGTAAGGAAGACATTCTTCGTGCACATGTTATGTTACCTAACGCAAAAATAGTTGCAACTCATATGGAAGCTATTAACCATTGCATTCTTACTCGTAAGGAGCTCAGAGATTATGTTGAAGATCATAAAATTTCTGAGTCCGTTCTCATCCCTGAAGATGGTGAAACTAACAGCTTTAAGTGA
- a CDS encoding DEHA2B00220p (similar to uniprot|P53918 Saccharomyces cerevisiae YNL125c ESBP6): MSNVESYMRDSEIVANADSHTSYDSLRNESYQIQEIVTNTDNIDNITSGTSIKRMKTNNSTLSRIVTAIRDDHQQDNDEFPQYKDKAYLEEVLDMRLAFTSGDNDGDQESNIVLYRKSEKDYNEKDYTDEKYDDVNNDPPDGGYGWVSAFCAMLAAFSTWGSNAGYGVFLNYYLSSNSFPEATPYDYALIGGIVVFLAQVLAPLSVLGYKMFGFYNLSFCGIFIQTSGYILASFATKLWQVYLTQGVLVGLSFSMIFIPPTLILPTYFKKYRAFAMGIAVSGGGLGGIVFSLSVNKLIQQTGDQKWALRMSGIVTLVSALIATIMNKPRNYKPLPFSTTLKAKFIKDNLKVILDFSIFKNYPFTLITLWFSLCLLGYILMLFSMAAYSNSVGLTSHAASTITALLNAGQVFGRPSLGISADRVGRSNFSAAVSLLISILLWAFWINATSFPAIVVFAIVLGLFIGIGSVMSQSLAADILQDEGKLPAAWSYLNMGSSFFCLVAEVIALAIRDESNDKPFLNTQIFSGCCFFVAFLLLLIIREWLVRRTLNNRLNTAHSGITNTERKMHLHSHNLQDVEKGEYNGTPELELLEARVAKYENLLSKSILYFFVRMFYPIRV, from the coding sequence ATGTCAAATGTGGAAAGTTATATGAGAGACTCAGAGATAGTAGCTAATGCAGATTCACATACTTCTTATGACTCTTTGAGGAACGAATCATACCAGATTCAGGAAATTGTTACTAATACggataatattgataatataacTTCTGGAACTAGTATAAAGAGAATGAAGACTAATAACTCTACGTTGTCCAGAATTGTTACAGCAATCAGGGATGATCATCAGCAAGACAATGATGAGTTTCCACAGTATAAAGACAAAGCCTATTTAGAAGAGGTTTTGGATATGCGGTTAGCATTTACTTCGGGAGATAATGACGGCGACCAGGAAAGCAATATTGTACTCTATCGGAAATCGGAGAAGGATTATAATGAGAAAGACTACACcgatgaaaaatatgatgatGTCAATAATGATCCACCAGATGGGGGTTATGGATGGGTGTCAGCATTCTGTGCTATGTTGGCAGCATTTTCGACCTGGGGTTCTAATGCTGGTTACGGAGTTTTCTTGAACTATTATTTgtcatcaaattcatttcCCGAGGCTACTCCATATGATTATGCCTTAATTGGCGGGATCGTAGTGTTTCTAGCACAAGTGCTAGCCCCTCTCAGTGTGTTAGGATATAAAATGTTTGGTTTTTATAACCTTAGTTTCTGTGGTATTTTCATACAAACTAGTGGGTATATCCTTGCATCTTTCGCGACTAAACTTTGGCAAGTATATTTGACTCAAGGGGTTTTGGTTGGCTTATCTTTCCTGATGATTTTTATACCACCTACCCTTATATTGCCTacatatttcaagaaatatagGGCATTTGCTATGGGAATTGCGGTCTCTGGTGGTGGGCTTGGTGGTATagtattttcattatccGTTAATAAGCTTATCCAGCAAACAGGGGACCAGAAATGGGCACTAAGAATGAGTGGAATTGTTACTTTAGTCCTGGCTTTAATCGCAACAATTATGAACAAACCTAGAAATTATAAACCCTTGCCATTCTCTACAACATTAAAGGCAAAGtttattaaagataatTTGAAGGTAATTTTAGATTTTAGCATATTTAAGAACTATCCATTTACTCTAATTACATTATGGTTTCTGTTATGTTTATTGGGCTACATTTTGATGCTTTTCTCCATGGCTGCTTATTCTAATCTGGTTGGTTTAACCTCGCACGCAGCCTCTACTATAACTGCTTTACTTAATGCTGGCCAAGTGTTTGGTCGTCCTAGCCTTGGCATACTGGCCGATAGAGTGGGAAGAAGCAATTTTTCTGCAGCTGTCTCATTACTTATCTCAATTCTTCTATGGGCATTTTGGATCAATGCTACTTCTTTTCCAGCAATAGTTGTATTTGCAATTGTTTTAGGGTTATTCATTGGTATTGGAAGTGTGATGTCCCAATCATTAGCAGCtgatattcttcaagacGAAGGAAAATTACCAGCGGCATGGTCATATCTAAATATGGGTTCGCTGTTTTTCTGTTTAGTTGCAGAAGTAATTGCGTTGGCTATTAGAGATGAAAGCAATGACAAACCTTTTTTGAATACACAAATTTTTTCGGGTTGTTGCTTTTTCGTTGCTTTTTTacttttattaattatcaGAGAATGGTTGGTTAGAAGAACCTTAAATAATAGGCTAAATACCGCCCATTCAGGTATCACTAATACTGAGAGAAAAATGCATTTACATTCACATAATTTACAAGATGTCGAAAAGGGAGAGTATAATGGTACGCCAGAGCTTGAATTATTGGAGGCCAGGGTTGCCAAGTATGAAAACCTTTTGAGCAAATCCATCCTATACTTTTTCGTTAGAATGTTTTACCCCATTAGAGtatga
- a CDS encoding DEHA2B00242p (some similarities with uniprot|P53918 Saccharomyces cerevisiae YNL125C ESBP6) has product MSIQGKSSLDNTNLEKVPVSHSLQYGLRMDGGYGWVIVFATFLIVFSPMGLNSAFGIYFSFYLDHGAFKGGGRIDYAIIGGISF; this is encoded by the coding sequence ATGTCTATCCAAGGTAAACTGAGTTTGGACAATACAAACCTAGAAAAAGTACCTGTTTCACACTCTCTTCAGTATGGATTACGAATGGACGGCGGATATGGTTGGGTAATCGTGTTTGCAACATTCTTGATCGTGTTCTCTCCTATGGGTTTAAATTCGGCCTTCGggatttatttttcattctaTCTTGATCATGGAGCTTTTAAAGGTGGCGGTAGGATAGATTATGCCATAATTGGGGGAATATCTTTTTGA
- a CDS encoding DEHA2B00264p (some similarities with uniprot|P36032 Saccharomyces cerevisiae YKL221w MCH2) yields the protein MLFVNFMMASYAVSLLQLYLTQGLLQSFGLSFVSLPALTFVRLSSCGSGVGEIVFNLGMQKVIEARDYHCALRAQAIICCWSHDFRSYFNTYLFKSS from the coding sequence ATGCTATTTGTAAACTTCATGATGGCTAGCTATGCCGTAAGTCTCTTGCAATTGTATTTAACGCAGGGTTTATTACAATCATTTGGGCTATCATTCGTGAGCTTGCCTGCGTTGACATTTGTGAGGCTTAGCAGTTGTGGAAGCGGGGTTGGAGAGATAGTGTTCAACTTAGGAATGCAAAAAGTAATTGAAGCTAGAGACTACCATTGTGCATTAAGGGCTCAGGCTATAATTTGCTGCTGGTCTCACGACTTTCGCAGTTATTTTAATACgtatttattcaaatcatcgTAA
- a CDS encoding DEHA2B00286p (similar to uniprot|Q04894 Saccharomyces cerevisiae YMR318c ADH6 NADPH dependent cinnamyl alcohol dehydrogenase), which translates to MTVPKRFEGFAYNEENWKQLRKVEFEPKKVNPEDVVIKIEACGLCGSDIHTLKGDWGSVARKDLVVGHEIVGKVVQVGNNVKNVKVGQIAGIGAQSNSCLQCDRCLDDYENYCTKMVPTYNALDPSADNYITQGGYANYAICNEHYVFPMPKGISSGEAAPLLCGGLTVFSPLTRSLGYDMTGKKVGVVGIGGLGHMAILFAQALGAEVAAISRSSAKKQDAMKMGATSFIATGENENWTTDHDSEFDLVLNCASNYSSLDFNSLAQIIKFKGELIIVGAPSLEEGLEISAFPLILKKITISGSVVGSRKDALKMIDVVGKHKLKPWVEEIPISSENIAISLEKCDSSDVKYRFVFTDFDKEFQ; encoded by the coding sequence ATGACAGTTCCAAAGAGATTTGAAGGGTTTGCTTACAACGAAGAAAACTGGAAGCAATTGCGAAAAGTTGAATTTGAACCAAAAAAGGTTAATCCTGAAGATGTTGTTATCAAGATCGAAGCTTGTGGCTTATGTGGATCAGATATTCACACTTTGAAAGGTGATTGGGGGTCAGTTGCAAGAAAGGACTTGGTTGTTGGTCATGAAATTGTAGGAAAAGTTGTTCAAGTTGGTAATAATGTTAAGAATGTGAAGGTAGGTCAAATAGCGGGCATTGGTGCCCAATCTAATTCATGTCTTCAGTGTGACAGATGTCTTGATGACTACGAGAACTATTGCACAAAGATGGTCCCAACATATAATGCACTAGATCCTCTGGCTGACAATTATATCACGCAAGGTGGTTATGCCAATTATGCAATTTGTAATGAACATTATGTTTTCCCAATGCCAAAGGGAATCTCATCAGGTGAAGCAGCACCATTATTATGTGGCGGACTTACTGTTTTTTCTCCTCTCACCCGTAGCTTAGGTTATGATATGACAGGAAAAAAAGTTGGTGTTGTTGGTATTGGTGGGTTAGGTCATATGGCTATCCTTTTTGCCCAAGCTCTCGGAGCTGAAGTAGCTGCTATTTCGAGGTCATCAGCTAAGAAACAAGATGCCATGAAAATGGGAGCTACCAGTTTTATTGCTACTggtgaaaatgaaaattggACAACAGATCATGACAgtgaatttgatttggtATTGAACTGTGCTTCTAATTATAGTTCTCTTGACTTTAACAGTTTAGCACAGatcattaaattcaagGGTGAATTGATTATTGTTGGTGCGCCTTCTTTGGAAGAAGGCCTTGAAATCCTGGCTTTTCCACttattttaaagaaaattacCATTCTGGGTTCCGTAGTAGGAAGTAGAAAAGATGCTCTTAAGATGATAGATGTTGTTGGTAAGCACAAATTGAAACCATGGGTTGAAGAAATTCCTATCAGCTCTGAAAATATCGCAATATCCTTAGAGAAATGTGACAGTTCTGATGTCAAGTACCGATTTGTTTTCACAGATTTTGATAAGGAGttccaataa